The Magnetococcales bacterium genome window below encodes:
- a CDS encoding protein-glutamate O-methyltransferase CheR — translation MTREEIQDIEIQLLLEALRLRYGYDFRNYVATSLRRRILQCLAVCHLTHISEIIPRLLHEGLFLERLLGVLTVSVTSLFRDPPVFLALRELTVPMLKTHHFVNIWIAGCATGEEVYTMAILLQEEGIYERAQIFATDINEESIHSAREGIYGADRWKEFELNYKSAGGRESLLNYCKVDHDQIQMDPELKKNVVFSNHNLATDGTFAEMNLILCRNVLIYFDESLQKKVFTLFHESLSRGGHLCLGTSESLMCCQASHDFKTVSDRHRIFMTGFKRGRKIGARRPAQKQDSHR, via the coding sequence ATGACTCGGGAAGAGATCCAGGATATTGAAATACAACTGTTGCTGGAAGCATTGCGCCTGCGATACGGTTACGATTTTCGCAACTATGTTGCAACCTCGTTGCGCCGCCGAATCCTCCAATGTCTCGCCGTATGCCATTTGACGCACATTTCGGAAATCATCCCCAGACTGTTGCATGAAGGATTGTTTCTGGAGCGTTTGCTGGGTGTCCTGACCGTCTCGGTCACCTCTCTTTTCCGGGACCCGCCCGTGTTTCTGGCCTTGCGGGAACTGACTGTACCCATGTTAAAAACGCACCATTTCGTCAACATCTGGATCGCGGGTTGTGCCACCGGGGAAGAAGTCTATACAATGGCCATCCTGTTGCAGGAAGAAGGGATCTATGAACGGGCACAAATTTTTGCCACGGACATCAACGAAGAGTCCATCCACTCTGCCCGCGAAGGCATCTATGGGGCAGACCGATGGAAAGAATTCGAACTGAACTATAAAAGTGCAGGGGGCCGGGAGTCGCTCCTGAACTATTGCAAAGTGGACCATGATCAGATCCAGATGGATCCTGAACTAAAAAAGAATGTGGTGTTTTCCAATCATAACCTGGCTACGGATGGCACATTTGCCGAAATGAACCTGATTCTTTGTCGAAATGTTCTCATCTATTTTGATGAATCTTTGCAAAAAAAAGTGTTCACGCTGTTCCATGAGAGCCTGAGCCGCGGAGGACATCTCTGCCTTGGCACCTCGGAAAGCCTCATGTGTTGTCAGGCCAGCCACGATTTCAAGACCGTATCAGACAGGCATCGAATATTCATGACGGGGTTCAAAAGGGGAAGAAAAATTGGTGCCCGAAGACCAGCCCAAAAGCAGGATTCTCATCGTTGA
- a CDS encoding response regulator, with the protein MNSKVMAGESARRVPCSHADKGVVVVKLRNISIRPRLIAMFLLIGLLPLVLTTWFSNHIAGSALLDKTFRQLETVQQAKKAQIESYMAERMADLVNMASDETTIATMEHFRKVFNDFDKEKQGIGDQKWEKSLDQRFVTQILRINKYYGYHDILFLSNDGDVVYTAAGEADLGTNVTQKAMKNSPLGKIFVQAQIDKAFQDFEPYAPSDYRHAAFIGAPVKKDGQRIGVLVFQLPTDPINTIMTARVGMGKTGETFLVGKHEGIISYRSDRPVHHGKIGQHALGPFFEKVFLGKGGQEVGLGSIGKTQLLSYLPLELPGLQWAIIGAMELEEVEEPIRNLNLVTIVLGLFLSGLVTGAAFLISRSFANPLLDMNKAADKISTGDWSTRVAVDGTDELGQLATAFNRMAINNEEQFWVKSSLSEMTTIIQTSDSPESFAAALIRKLTPLLGCGHGVMFVLDDEDRHFHLLGSYGYKERKNLSHVFALGEGLVGQCALEKKSILLSGVAGDHVRITTGLGESAPLAIMAIPLIFQDHVLAVIELASPQPFSPSHKMLLEELVSTLGLGLENLKRNQRTTQLLQKTQRQAEELDSQSEEMRRANEELQVQSEKVRQANEELQSQNEKVRRANEELEEQSQVLVKNEEELRTQQAALEQAYADLMKTRKEIELKAADLDAANRYKSQFLANMSHELRTPLNSLLILAKGFADNEDGNLTRDQVEAARIMHGSGADLLELINDILDLSKIEAGKMDLHVTAMHVVDFADSIRTQFKHVAQAKNLDWNVTVHKDAPEKIWTDVGKVKQIAKNFLANSFKFTEKGSVSVVFAHREEGGLIFSVVDTGIGIPKNKHRMIFEAFQQADGGTSRKFGGTGLGLSIVRELARLLGGEIRLDSEVGKGSTFSLLLPAGAGNSSTDPGPGSPPPSPATPPLDGIPATDGLEPQQELGKPGKGVLGILDRPVTREKIQKVLEELDCHPKDKQARLLLVEDDPDSCKVTAKILKKDGIAMAVAKNCHEAMQLLRTEPFDCMILDLSLPDCSGFELLEHMAHDLSIQKLPVVIHSGRDLSREEYFRLRHYTDALVTKGTPDSGERLAREVGAFLHQAVVTPPEESSTGTTSFQDWKKVFSNTSILLVDDDVRNTFSLSRTLEKRGINVIMAPDGLTALDLLNHAARPVDAVLMDVMMPGLDGHEVTRRIREKEGFQAIPIIGLSAKTMEEDRQKSLAAGMDRFLSKPVDIEHLLGQLQDLIFREQQ; encoded by the coding sequence TTGAACTCCAAGGTCATGGCTGGTGAGTCGGCACGGCGTGTTCCGTGCAGTCATGCCGATAAGGGAGTGGTCGTGGTGAAGTTGAGAAATATTTCCATCAGGCCCAGGCTGATCGCCATGTTTTTGTTGATCGGCCTGCTGCCATTGGTCTTGACAACGTGGTTTTCCAATCATATTGCCGGCAGTGCCCTGTTGGACAAAACATTCCGGCAACTTGAAACAGTCCAACAAGCCAAAAAAGCCCAAATCGAATCCTATATGGCTGAACGCATGGCCGATCTTGTCAACATGGCCAGCGACGAAACAACCATCGCCACCATGGAACATTTTCGTAAAGTTTTCAATGATTTTGATAAAGAAAAGCAGGGAATTGGTGATCAAAAATGGGAAAAAAGCCTGGATCAACGATTTGTTACCCAGATTCTGAGAATCAATAAATATTATGGTTACCATGATATTTTGTTCTTGAGCAATGATGGAGACGTTGTTTATACCGCAGCCGGGGAAGCCGATCTGGGGACCAATGTCACCCAAAAGGCAATGAAAAACTCTCCATTAGGCAAGATATTTGTCCAAGCACAAATCGACAAGGCGTTCCAGGATTTCGAACCCTATGCCCCGTCCGATTATCGTCATGCGGCGTTTATCGGGGCACCCGTAAAAAAGGATGGGCAACGCATCGGGGTATTGGTTTTTCAACTGCCAACCGATCCAATCAATACCATCATGACCGCCCGGGTCGGCATGGGAAAAACCGGCGAAACTTTTCTGGTTGGCAAGCATGAAGGGATCATCTCCTATCGAAGTGATCGACCCGTCCATCACGGCAAAATCGGACAACATGCACTGGGACCGTTTTTTGAAAAAGTGTTCCTGGGCAAAGGTGGTCAGGAAGTGGGCCTGGGCAGCATTGGCAAGACGCAGTTGCTGTCGTACCTGCCCCTCGAACTCCCTGGCCTGCAATGGGCCATCATTGGTGCCATGGAACTGGAAGAGGTCGAGGAACCGATTCGAAATTTGAACCTGGTCACCATCGTGCTGGGGCTCTTTCTGTCAGGTCTGGTCACCGGGGCCGCTTTCTTGATCTCCAGAAGTTTTGCCAACCCTCTGCTGGACATGAACAAGGCCGCCGACAAAATTTCAACAGGAGACTGGTCAACCCGGGTGGCTGTGGATGGAACCGATGAATTGGGCCAACTGGCCACAGCTTTCAACCGGATGGCCATCAACAATGAAGAGCAATTCTGGGTCAAATCCTCCCTCTCCGAAATGACCACCATCATCCAGACATCCGACTCCCCGGAGAGTTTTGCTGCGGCATTGATTCGCAAATTGACCCCCCTCCTGGGATGTGGTCACGGTGTCATGTTCGTTCTCGATGACGAAGATCGGCATTTTCATCTGCTGGGAAGCTATGGCTACAAGGAGCGGAAAAATCTCAGCCATGTTTTTGCCTTGGGAGAGGGACTGGTCGGTCAGTGTGCCCTGGAGAAAAAATCCATCCTGCTGAGTGGCGTTGCGGGCGATCATGTCCGAATCACCACGGGTCTGGGCGAATCGGCACCCCTGGCCATCATGGCCATCCCATTGATTTTCCAGGACCATGTCTTAGCCGTCATCGAACTGGCCTCCCCCCAGCCCTTCTCTCCAAGCCACAAGATGCTCCTGGAAGAACTGGTTTCGACCCTGGGTCTTGGCCTGGAAAACCTGAAGCGCAATCAACGGACCACGCAATTATTGCAAAAAACGCAACGCCAAGCCGAGGAGTTGGACAGTCAGAGCGAAGAGATGCGGCGTGCCAATGAAGAACTTCAGGTTCAGAGTGAAAAAGTCCGGCAGGCCAATGAAGAGCTGCAAAGCCAGAATGAAAAAGTGCGACGTGCCAATGAAGAACTGGAAGAACAGTCCCAGGTTCTCGTTAAAAATGAGGAGGAATTACGCACCCAGCAGGCTGCCCTGGAACAAGCCTATGCAGACCTGATGAAAACGCGCAAGGAAATTGAACTCAAAGCAGCGGACCTGGATGCGGCAAACCGTTACAAATCCCAGTTTCTGGCCAATATGTCCCATGAATTGCGCACCCCCCTGAACAGTCTTCTCATTCTCGCCAAAGGTTTTGCTGACAACGAGGATGGCAATCTGACCCGGGATCAGGTGGAAGCTGCCCGGATCATGCATGGCAGTGGAGCCGATTTGTTGGAATTGATCAATGACATCCTGGATCTTTCCAAAATTGAGGCCGGCAAAATGGATCTTCATGTCACGGCCATGCATGTTGTCGATTTTGCAGACAGCATTCGCACACAGTTCAAGCATGTGGCGCAGGCTAAAAATCTGGATTGGAACGTCACGGTCCACAAGGATGCCCCTGAAAAAATATGGACGGATGTGGGCAAGGTCAAACAAATCGCCAAAAATTTTCTCGCCAATTCTTTTAAATTTACCGAAAAAGGCAGCGTCTCGGTGGTGTTTGCACATCGGGAAGAGGGTGGATTGATTTTTTCCGTGGTGGACACCGGAATTGGCATCCCCAAAAATAAACATCGCATGATTTTCGAGGCCTTTCAGCAAGCCGATGGCGGGACCAGCCGAAAATTCGGCGGTACCGGCCTTGGCCTTTCCATCGTCCGGGAGCTGGCCCGCCTGTTGGGCGGGGAAATCCGTCTGGACAGCGAGGTTGGCAAAGGGAGTACCTTCAGCCTTCTGCTGCCTGCCGGGGCTGGAAACTCCAGTACGGATCCTGGTCCAGGATCCCCTCCCCCCTCCCCTGCCACCCCACCACTTGATGGTATCCCTGCGACAGACGGTCTGGAACCACAACAGGAGCTGGGCAAACCGGGAAAAGGCGTCCTGGGAATTCTGGACAGGCCCGTGACCAGAGAAAAAATCCAGAAGGTCCTGGAGGAGCTGGATTGTCACCCAAAAGATAAACAAGCCAGGCTTCTTTTGGTGGAAGACGATCCCGATTCCTGCAAGGTGACAGCCAAAATTCTGAAAAAGGATGGTATTGCAATGGCCGTGGCGAAAAACTGTCACGAAGCCATGCAGTTGCTGCGCACGGAACCCTTTGATTGCATGATCCTGGATCTGAGTCTCCCGGATTGCAGCGGCTTTGAACTGCTGGAACACATGGCACACGACCTGTCGATCCAAAAACTGCCGGTTGTGATCCATTCGGGCCGGGATTTGTCACGGGAAGAGTATTTCCGCCTGCGCCACTACACGGATGCCCTGGTAACCAAGGGAACACCGGATTCTGGAGAACGCCTTGCCAGGGAGGTTGGTGCGTTTTTACATCAGGCCGTGGTGACGCCGCCAGAAGAGTCCTCAACCGGAACAACGTCGTTTCAGGATTGGAAAAAAGTCTTCAGCAACACCAGCATCCTCCTGGTGGATGACGATGTCCGCAATACTTTTTCCCTCTCCCGAACCCTGGAAAAAAGGGGAATCAACGTCATCATGGCCCCGGATGGATTGACCGCCCTGGATCTTTTGAATCACGCTGCACGGCCTGTCGATGCCGTGTTGATGGATGTCATGATGCCCGGTCTGGATGGTCATGAAGTCACCCGCCGCATCCGGGAAAAAGAAGGTTTCCAGGCCATACCCATCATTGGCCTGAGTGCCAAGACCATGGAAGAAGATCGACAAAAATCCCTGGCAGCCGGCATGGATCGCTTCCTCTCCAAGCCCGTGGATATCGAACATCTCCTCGGACAATTACAGGATCTCATCTTCAGGGAACAACAGTGA
- a CDS encoding co-chaperone YbbN: MAKSKWIIDVDDGSFAKLVLDGSLDVPVLVDFWAPWCGPCRTLGPLLEKLAIEMDGRFVLAKINSDQNPQLGKEFGIQGIPAVLLFVDGQVADRFTGALPESAVRKFLDKALPSAAEKLATQGIQLARQGNFKGAQTQFRAALEKDPRHVNSILGLAQVLMAMGKNDEARATLGNLSPQDADRPEAKTILARLTFQNDGIDIGKLQKKIQANPNDLSLLLDLGRALIAQQQYESGMDQFLEVVRRDRTFQEDAGRKALLQAFDMLGPTHPLVRAYRSKLSTILFS; the protein is encoded by the coding sequence ATGGCTAAATCCAAATGGATCATTGATGTAGACGACGGGAGCTTTGCAAAGTTGGTGTTGGACGGTTCACTGGATGTGCCGGTACTGGTGGATTTTTGGGCACCCTGGTGCGGACCATGCCGGACCTTGGGTCCTTTGCTGGAAAAATTGGCCATCGAAATGGATGGCCGGTTTGTCCTGGCCAAAATCAATTCCGATCAAAATCCACAATTGGGCAAGGAGTTTGGTATCCAGGGAATCCCGGCAGTGCTGCTGTTTGTCGATGGACAGGTGGCGGACCGGTTTACGGGTGCCCTGCCGGAGTCGGCGGTGCGCAAGTTTCTCGACAAGGCCCTTCCATCGGCTGCGGAAAAGCTGGCAACCCAGGGCATCCAACTCGCTCGCCAGGGTAATTTCAAAGGGGCACAGACGCAGTTTCGTGCCGCCTTGGAAAAGGATCCACGGCACGTCAATTCCATCCTGGGACTGGCACAGGTTCTGATGGCCATGGGCAAGAATGACGAGGCCCGTGCCACCCTTGGCAATCTTTCTCCGCAGGATGCCGACCGTCCCGAGGCCAAGACCATTCTGGCCCGCCTGACCTTCCAGAATGATGGCATCGATATTGGCAAGCTCCAAAAAAAAATTCAGGCCAACCCCAACGATTTGTCCCTGCTTCTCGATCTGGGCCGCGCCCTGATCGCCCAGCAACAGTATGAATCCGGCATGGATCAGTTCCTGGAGGTGGTCAGGCGGGATCGAACATTCCAGGAAGACGCCGGTCGCAAGGCCTTGTTGCAGGCCTTCGACATGCTGGGACCAACCCATCCCCTGGTCCGGGCCTACCGCTCCAAACTTTCGACCATCCTGTTTTCCTGA
- a CDS encoding DUF1640 domain-containing protein, with protein sequence MSIATTFDTHAFIKRFKAVGFSEQQAEEVATALREVRDARMEDLATRGDLEHTIELAKAELRKDIEASKAEIIKWMFGVAAGQCVFIFTILKMLPLR encoded by the coding sequence ATGAGTATTGCCACGACTTTCGACACGCATGCCTTCATCAAACGCTTCAAGGCTGTTGGGTTTTCTGAACAACAGGCCGAGGAGGTTGCGACTGCGCTGCGCGAGGTGCGTGATGCACGCATGGAAGATTTGGCCACCAGGGGGGATTTGGAACACACCATCGAACTTGCCAAGGCGGAATTGCGCAAGGACATCGAGGCATCCAAGGCCGAAATTATCAAGTGGATGTTTGGTGTGGCCGCTGGGCAGTGCGTGTTCATCTTCACCATCCTCAAGATGCTTCCCCTGCGCTGA
- a CDS encoding isoprenylcysteine carboxylmethyltransferase family protein has translation MFHFIFGLVAYAAFNVVFMYFAGFLANFYVPKSIDAPLTGSDLSLALTINLVLLAVFALHHSITPRHFFKKWLLRHLPAHLERSVYVLLASVLLALVMWQWQPMPQMLWQVENIWGKTILLALYLVGVVAPLVASFHIDHYDLFGLRQVQCYLLNRPYVSPPFDEKGLYRLVRHPIMLGTLIVLWATPAMTMGHFLLALFLTGYIFVGIFFEERDLLRTIGKPYDSYRKRVPMLFPFLKRP, from the coding sequence ATGTTTCATTTCATCTTCGGCCTTGTTGCCTACGCTGCGTTCAATGTTGTTTTCATGTATTTTGCCGGATTTCTGGCCAACTTTTATGTGCCAAAATCCATCGATGCCCCGCTGACCGGTAGCGACCTGTCACTGGCGCTCACAATCAACTTGGTATTGTTGGCCGTTTTTGCCCTGCATCACAGCATCACACCACGCCATTTTTTCAAAAAATGGCTGTTGCGGCATCTTCCCGCCCATCTTGAGCGAAGCGTGTATGTTTTGTTGGCTTCGGTGTTGCTGGCCCTGGTCATGTGGCAATGGCAACCCATGCCGCAGATGCTTTGGCAGGTGGAAAACATATGGGGAAAGACGATCCTCCTGGCCTTGTATCTTGTGGGTGTCGTGGCTCCCCTGGTGGCCTCTTTCCATATTGATCATTATGACTTGTTTGGTCTGCGGCAGGTCCAGTGCTATTTGTTGAATCGCCCCTATGTATCCCCCCCGTTTGATGAAAAAGGGCTGTACAGGCTCGTGCGTCATCCCATCATGCTGGGCACCTTGATTGTGCTTTGGGCAACCCCGGCCATGACCATGGGACATTTTTTGTTGGCCCTGTTTTTGACGGGATATATTTTTGTCGGTATCTTTTTCGAGGAGCGGGATTTGTTGCGCACCATCGGTAAACCCTATGACTCGTACCGAAAGAGGGTGCCAATGCTGTTTCCGTTCCTGAAGCGCCCATGA
- a CDS encoding response regulator translates to MKFLIADDNAHNRLLMDHILSPYGRCDHATNGREAFEIFEMALVHGEPYSLVCLDIMMPKFDGHMALKKMRELETTLRPNDRETIIMMVTALDTEGHMVKAFLEGGCTDYLVKPVKKDKVIEKLRTYRLIKA, encoded by the coding sequence ATGAAATTCCTGATCGCAGATGATAACGCCCATAACCGGTTACTGATGGACCATATTCTCTCGCCGTATGGACGATGCGATCATGCCACCAATGGCCGCGAGGCCTTCGAAATCTTCGAAATGGCCCTGGTTCATGGTGAACCTTACAGCCTGGTCTGTCTGGACATCATGATGCCAAAATTCGATGGTCACATGGCCTTGAAGAAAATGCGCGAGCTGGAAACCACCCTGCGTCCCAATGACCGCGAGACGATCATCATGATGGTAACGGCTTTGGACACCGAAGGACACATGGTCAAAGCCTTCCTTGAAGGAGGATGTACTGACTATCTTGTCAAACCCGTCAAGAAAGACAAGGTGATTGAAAAACTACGGACCTATCGCCTCATCAAAGCATGA